The genomic interval CTCAACCTCCTGGGCGCGCTGTGCGACTACTGCCTGCTGCGCGGCGACCTCTACCGCCTGGGCGAGATCAGCGAGTTGGCGCAGGCGGTGGACCAGGGGCTGCTGGTCCGTTCGGTGCAGTGGCGCACGGGTATCGCCGCCCGTCAGCTGGGCGAGCTGGACAAGGCGCGCACGACGCTGACCTCGGTGGTCGACCTGTACATGGAGGCCCACCACGACGCGGGCGCCGCGCGCGCCCTGTGCTCCCTGGGCATCACCCTGCACCACCAGGGCCATCTGACGGAGGCGGCGGCGAAGCTGCAGGAGGCGCTGGCCCTCCAGTCGTCTCCCGAACTGGCCACGGACCGCGCCTGGACGATGCACGCGCTGGCGGCCGTCGAGCGTGACCGCGGCCGCGTGGCCGAGTCTCTTGACCTCCTCACCCGTTCCCTGGTCCTGCACCGCGCCGGTGAGTCCGTCCACGGCGAGGCCTGGGCCCACTTCCAGCTCGGCCAGTTGTCCCTGCGCATGGGGGACGTACCGCGGGCGGAGTCGGAGCTCAGAACGGCCCTCGACCTGTACGGCCGTACCCGCGACGCGCGTGGCGAGGCGTGGGCGCTGACCCAGCTGGCGCGGGCCCGGCTGGTGGCCGGTGACCCGTCGGCCGCGGTGGACGGTCTGCGTCAGGCGGCCTCCCTGCACCGCGACAACGAGGACGCGCGCGGTGCGGCGTGGACGGTGTACTACCTGGGCCAGGCGCTGGAGGAGACGGGCAACCTGGACCTCGCGGTCCGTGAACTGGAGCGCTCCCGCACGATGTTCTCCCGCATGCGGGACGTCTACGGTCTGGCCTGCGCCCGCCATCACTCGGCCCGTGTCACCCGTGACCAACGGGCCGCGCAGACCGGCTCGTTGCGCAACTCGGGCTTCGCGCGCCAGCTCCTGGTCGACGCCCGCGCCGACTTCCAGCGCATCGGTGTCGCCCACGGCGAGGCGTGGACCTGCCTCGAACTGGCGGTGGTGGACGCGGGCAACGGCCGTACCCCGCAGGCCCTCGCCCTGTGCGACGAGGCGGCGGCCCTGTTCGCCTCCTACGGCGACCAGCGGGGCGAGGACTGGGCCCGCTTCCTGCGCTGCACGCTGCTGCCGTACGCGGCACCGGGCGGCGTGGAGATCGGCGCCGCGGTCGCCCAGGAGGAGCTCGCGGAACTGGGCCGCCGGGAGCACGGAGCACGGGACGAGAAGCTGGACGACTACGTGGGGGCGTACGGGTTGCTGCTGGAGCGCGGGGTGAACCTGGACGCGGGATGGCAGGCCTGGCGACTGGGCATGGTCCCGAACCGGCATGCACGAGAGGTGATGGGGGTGGGGGCGGCTCCGGCGCGGGGGTGAGACGCACGGCCGTAAACCGCCACCCGCGGCGGTCTCGGTGATCCGGGGGCAGGTGCCTGTGATGCAGGGCGGGCGTGTGCCTCTGTGGTCCAGAGGCTGGGGGTCACGGTGAACCGGAGGGGGCATCTGCCTCGGTGGTCCAGAGGCCGGAGGCCACGGTGATCCGGGGGGCGCCTCGGTGACCCGGAAGGGGCGTCTCAGTGATCCGCAAGCCCGGCGCCTCGGTGACCCGCAAGCCGACGCCCCGGTGACCCGCAAGCCCGATGCCTCGGTGACCGGGAGCCCGACGTCACGGTGGACCACAAGCCAGGCACCTCAGACCCGGAAGCCTGACGTCACAGTGACCGCGAGCCCAACCTCACGGTGGACCAAAAGCCAGCCGCCTCGGCCCCCGGAAGCCAGGCGTCACAGTGAGCCGCACGCCGACGCCCCAGTGACCCGGAAACCGGGCGCCTCGGTGACCCTCACGCCGTGCCCGGGCACGCTCGGACCCGCCGCTGACGGAGTCGTCCCGTCCGCTGCTATACCCGGTCCGGGCACGGCGGATGACGGGAGAGGTGCCCCTCCCGTCCCAGTCGCGTGGTTCAGCCCTTGGCAGGCGAGGCCTTGCCGGACGGGCCCTCGGCGGTGTTCTTGCCGGAGGTCTCGTCCGGGGACTCCTGGAAGTCGACCTTGTTCATGTGCTTGCTCATGGACTTCATCAAGGCCCACACCGCCAGGGCCATCGCCGCGAAGACGATGAAGCCGAGGACGCCGGGGGTGACCTTGTCCTCGTCGACCTCCTTGGCGAGGGTCACGAAGTGCGTCATTGCCAGGCTTGCGCTTGCGCTCATGTCAGGCATTGTCGCGGATGCCCGCAAAGAGGTCGTCCTCGGGGAGGGAGGTATCGACGAGGGACTTCGCGAGCTCGTACTCCTCCGTCGGCCAGACCTCCTTCTGGAGCTCCAGCGGCACGCGGAACCAGCCGCCGTCGGGGTCGATCTGCGTGGCGTGCGCGATCAGGGCCTTGTCGCGGATCTCGAAGAACTCCGCGCACGGAATGTGCGTGGTCAGGGTGCGGTCACGCATCGGCGACTCGTCCCAGCGCTTGAGCCAGTCCCCGTACGGCGACTCCATGCCCCGCTCGATCAGCGCGTGGTGCAGCGCCTCGGTGCGGGGGCGGTTGAAGCCCTGGTTGTAGTAGAGCTTGAGCGGCTGGTAAGCCGGGCCGAACTCGGACTCGGGGAACTTCTCGGTGTCCGCCGCGCCCTCGAACGCCACCATCGAGATCTTGTGGGTCATGATGTGGTCGGGGTGCGGGTAGCCGCCGTTCTCGTCGTAGGTGGTGATCACCTGGGGACGGAACGCGCGGATCTGCTTCACCAGCTCGCCGGCCGCCTTGTCGACATCCTCCAGGGCGAAGCAGCCCTCGGGCAGCGGCGGCAGCGGGTCGCCCTCGGGCAGGCCGGAGTCGACGAAGCCGAGCCACTCCTGCCGGACGCCGAGGATCTCCCGGGCCTCGTCCATCTCCTTCTTGCGTACCTCGTGGATGTGTTCCTCGATGTACGTGTCGCCCTGGAGCTTCGGATTGAGGATGGAGCCGCGCTCCCCTCCCGTGCAGGTCACGACCAGCACGTCCACCCCCTCGGACACGTACTTCGCCATGGTGGCCGCGCCCTTGCTCGACTCGTCGTCGGGGTGGGCGTGCACGGCCATCAGTCGCAGCTGGTCAGTCAAGACTCAATCCTCGTAAGTCGGCGCCCCCGGTGTCTTCGGGCGCGAACGGCGGCTTCTATAGTGACCGAATCGGGGGACGTTTAATTCCACGGTCTTGGTTTCCCAGGAGACGATCATGAGCACGGCGAGCACGCAGCTGCCCGAGGGCCGGTACGGCCGCTCCTCGGACGAGCGTGCCGACCACAAGCTCAAGATCGTCGGCACCGTGCTCGGCGCCTTCCTGCTCGCGTTGATCGGTTACTTCGCCTACCACTACGTCGGCCAGAACAAGATCAGCGGCGAGGTGATCGCCTTCGACGCGAAGAACTCGGCGGTCGAGGTGCATCTGGAGGTCCGCAAGGACTCCGGCACCTCCGGCTACTGCACGATCCGCTCGCAGGCGGCGGACGGCTCCGAGGTGGGCCGGGCCGACTTCCGCTTCGGCGGTGACGCCACCCGCATCGACAAGGTCGTCACACTCCGTACGACGGCCCCGGGCACCACGGCCGAGCTGCTGGGCTGTCACGCCGACTGACGTCACCCCGATACGTGACCGCTGACCTGCGTCGACGTATTTCTGATGGCTTATGTCCTCCCCCTTCGGCTCCTGAATTGTTAGGCTCGTGGTTTCGCCCATCCGTGAAGGAACATTCTTCTGGGTAGGGCGATGCTTTGTATTCCCAGTACCTACGAGGAGCACCTGTGACCCAGACCAGCGAAGACGTCACCTGGCTGACCCAGGAGGCGTACACCAAGCTCAAGGAAGAGCTGGCGTACCTGTCTGGTCCCGCGCGCGAGGAAGTCACCGCGAAGATCGCGGCAGCGCGCGAGGAGGGCGACCTGCGCGAGAACGGCGGGTACCACGCGGCCAAGGAAGAGCAGGGCAAGCAGGAGCTCCGCATCCGCCAGCTGACCCAGCTCCTGGAGAAGGCCAAGGTCGGCGAGGCGCCGACGTCGACGGACGGTGCCGTGGCGCCCGGCATGGTCGTGACGATCGCCTTCGACGGTGACGAGAGCGACACGATGACCTTCCTGCTCGCCTCGCGCGAGTACGCGAGCGCGGACGTCGAGACCTACTCGCCGCAGTCCCCGCTGGGCTCCGGCGTGATCGGCCACAAGGTCGGCGAGGACGCGGAGTACGAACTGCCGAACGGCAAGAAGGCCTCCGTGACCATCCTCAAGGCCGAGCCCTACAACGGCTGACCCCCGCCGACCGTCTGTCCTCGGCGGGCCCCCGGCGCCCTCGCGGCGCCGGGGGCTCTGTCATGCGGTGGCCGAGCGGTACTTGCGGACCGCCAGCGTCCTGAACACGACGACGATCAGGACCGAGTAGATCAGCGAGGCCCAGACCGGGTGCTGCATGGGCCAGGCGGCGGAGGTGGACTGGCCCGGGTTGGCGAAGAGCACCCGGCAGGCCTGGACGGTGGCGCTGAACGGGTTCCACTCGGCGATGTGTCTGAGCCACGGGGTCATGTGGCTGGTGTCCACGAAGGCGTTCGAGATGAACGTGACCGGAAAGAGCCAGATCAGCCCGCTGGAGGTGGCCGCCTCAGGGGTGCGGACGGACATGCCGATCAGGGCGCCGATCCAGGTGAATGCGTAGCCGAGCAGGAGCAGCAGGCCGAAGGCGGCCAGCACCTTCCCGGCATTGGTGTTGCCGTCCGACCCGACGCGCCAGCCGACCAGCAGCGCGACCAGGGCGAGGACGACCAGGGTCAGGCCCGTCTGCACCAGGTCGGCGAAGGTGCGCCCGGTGAGCACCGCGCCCCGTGCCATCGGCAGGGAGCGGAAGCGGTCGATGAGGCCCTTGTGCATGTCGTCGGCGATACCCGCGCCGGAGCTGGCGGTGGCGAAGGTGACGGTCTGCGCGAAGATGCCCGCCATCAGGAAGTTCTTGTAGTCGGTCGCGCTGGTGCTGCTGCCGATCTGCATGGATCCGCCGAAGACGTAGGTGAACAGCACCACGAACATGATCGGCTGGATGAGCCCGTAGATGATCATCTCGGGGATCCGGGACATGCGGATCAGATTGCGCTTGGCGACGACCATCGAGTCCCGGAAGGACTGACTGATGGGGTTCGTGGCCGGTGCGACCCGCGCGGTGTCGGTGACGGCGCTCACTTGGTGGTCTCCTTCTTGTCGCTCTCCTCGTCCTTCGCCTCGGCCACATGTCCCGTCAGGGACAGGAAGACGTCGTCGAGGGTGGGCCGGCGCAGTCCGATGTCGTCAATCTCGATGCCCCGGGTGTCGAGCTCGCGGATGACCTCGGCGAGCAGCTTGGCACCGCCGGTGACGGGCACGGTGAGCTTGCGCATGTGGTCCTCGACCGTGGTGTCGCCCTTGCCGAAGCCGCGCAGGATCTCCGAGGCGGCCTGGATGTGGTCGCGCTCGTGCACGACGACCTCGACGCGCTCGCCGCCGGTGCGGGCCTTGAGCTGGTCGGAGGTGCCCGTGGCGATGACACGGCCGTGGTCGACGACGGCGATGTCGTGGGCGAGGTGGTCGGCCTCCTCCAGGTACTGGGTGGTCAGCAGCAGGGTCGTGCCCCCGGAGACCAGCTGTTTGATGACCTCCCACAGCAGTTGGCGGTTGCGCGGGTCGAGGCCGGTCGTGGGCTCGTCCATGAACATCACGGGCGGGGAGACCACCAGGGCGGCCGCGAGGTCGAGGCGGCGGCGCATTCCGCCGGAGTAGGTCTTGGTGGGTCGGTCGGCCGCGTCGGCGAGGTCGAACTGCTCCAGCAGCTCGGCCGCGCGGGCCTTCGCCGGCTTGGCCTTCATCTGGTAGAGCCGGCCGACCATCTGAAGGTTCTCGCGGCCGGTGAGGTATTCGTCGACCGCCGCGAACTGGCCGGACAGGCCGATGGAGCGGCGCACGGCGTCGGGGTCCTTGAGGACGTCGATGCCGGCGACGACCGCCGAGCCGCGGTCCGGCTTGAGCAGGGTCGTCAGACAGCGGACGGCTGTCGTCTTGCCCGCGCCGTTCGGTCCGAGGAGGCCCAGGACGGTGCCTTCCGGGACATCGAGGTCGACGCCGTCCAGTGCCTTTACGTCTCCGAAGGTCTTGACCAGGCCTTCGGCATAGATGGCGCCTGGCATATGAGTCTCCACGTCGTCGGGGATTCTGGGGAAAGCCTAGGTTTGCGCGGTTTCCTCCGCCCGTTCTTTTCTCCGCGGGCGGCGTGAGCGGCGACACGAGACACACCATAACGCGATGTATCGCGTCTCTCAATGGACTTGCCCGAAAGAGTGATCCTGGCTCCCGGAGGGGTCCTGACCTCAGTCGATGACCGTGTAGCCGGCCTCGCGCAGGGCTCGGCCGACCTCGGCGCAGTGCTCGGGACCCTTCGTCTCCAGGTGCAGCTCGACCTCCGCCTCCGCGAGCCCGAGCCGTGGATCGGTCCGGACGTGGCTCACGTCCAGGACATTAGCGTCGACCACTGACAACACCCCGAGAAGCGTCGCGAGGGCACCGGGCCGGTCCGTCAGCCGCAGCCGTACGGCCAGGTAGCGGCCCTGCGCGGACATGCCGTGCCGCAGGACCCGCTGGAGCAGCACCGGGTCGACGTTGCCGCCGGACAGCACGGCGACGACCGGGCCCTCGAAGGCGCCCGGGTCGCTCAGCAGAGCGGCGACCGGACTCGCCCCGGCCGGCTCGACGACCAGCTTGGCCCGCTCCAGACACAGCAGCAGCGCGGCGGACAGCTCGTCCTCGGTCACCGTGCGGACCTCGTCCACGAGTTCGCCCACGATCCCGAACGGCACGTCCCCCGGCCGCCCCACCTTCATGCCGTCGGCCATCGTCGCCGGGTTCTCGATCGACACCGGGTGCCCGGCCGCCAGCGAGGGCGGGTACGCGGCCGCGCCCGCCGCCTGCACGCCGACGATCCGCACGTCGGGCCTGAGCGCCTTCACGGCGATCGCGACCCCGGCCGCGAGTCCGCCGCCGCCGATCCCGAGGACGATCGTGCGCACCTCCGGGCACTGCTCCAGGATCTCCAGCCCGACCGTGCCCTGGCCCGCGATGACGTCCGGGTGGTCGAAGGGGTGGATGAACACCGCGCCCGTCTCGGCCGCGTACTCCTGCGCGGCGGCCAGGGTCTCGTCGACCACCTGGCCGTGCAGGCGCACCTCGGCGCCGTAGTGCCGGGTGGCGCTGATCTTGGGCAGCGGGGCGCCCTTGGGCATGAACACGGTGGAGCGCACGCCGAGCAGCGTGGACGCCAGTGCCACGCCCTGTGCGTGGTTCCCGGCACTCGCGGCCACCACACCCGCGGCCCGCTCCTCGGGCAGCAGTCCGGCGATCCGGACGTACGCGCCGCGGAGTTTGAACGACCCCGTCCGCTGGAGGTTCTCGCACTTGAAGTGCACCGGCGCGCCCACCAGCTGACTCAGATGGCGGCTGCCCTCCATCGCGGTCGTCCGCGCCACGCCCGACAGCATCTTCTGCGCGCCGCGCACGTCGTCGAGCGTCACCGGCGGCACGGGGTGGGCCTTGCGGTAGTTCATGACTCAAGTCTCGCAGTTCACACGCGCGTGTTCGCGCTGTGACCAACGTCCGAGACGGGTTTGCGCAGCGCCGGTACGGCCCGCCCCCCGGCCGCGTACTCTGTCCCCCAATCCAGCTCCCCCTTCATGAAGTGAGCCTCCGGCCATGCCCACAACACCTGGAATGTCGATGGACATGACGACCGTCGGTGACACCGGTCTTCTCGACACCCTGCAGCACGAGGTGGCGGTCTTCGCCCGTCGTGCCGAACAGACCCGGCTCGGCGGGGTGGGGCAGGTGCGCAACTCCATGGACCGCGCCGCGTACCTGCTGCTCAACCGGCTCGACAAGGAAGGACCGATGGGCGTCAAGGCGCTCGCGGCGAGCATGGGCATCGACTCGTCGACGGTCACCCGTCAGGTGGCGCCGCTCGTCGACACCGGCCTGGTCAAGCGCACCTCGCACCCCGAGGACGGCCGCGCGGTGGTCCTCCAGCTGTCCCCGCGCGGGCAGTCCCGGCTGGAGGAAGTGCGCTCCTCCCGGCGTCAGTTGATGGCCGAGCTGACACACGACTGGGCGCCGGAGGAGCGCGAGGCGTTCTGCACGCTCCTCACACGCTTCAACACCGCCCTCTCCTCCCGGATGGCGGTCCAGGGCGTTCCGGCACCGGAGGCGCAGCCCTCCTAGACACGCGTCCTCCCCAGGTACGCGCACGCGCGTGTGCCGCCCCGCCTCTTGACCGGACGGCCACGCCGGGCCTCATATGAGATCAGGTCCTCGGAGACCGGGATCCTCGGAAACCGGGTCCTCGTGGTCGTACGAAGCCGACGTACGGCCATCCGCAGGCGGGGAGGTGCGG from Streptomyces sp. CC0208 carries:
- the mca gene encoding mycothiol conjugate amidase Mca encodes the protein MAVHAHPDDESSKGAATMAKYVSEGVDVLVVTCTGGERGSILNPKLQGDTYIEEHIHEVRKKEMDEAREILGVRQEWLGFVDSGLPEGDPLPPLPEGCFALEDVDKAAGELVKQIRAFRPQVITTYDENGGYPHPDHIMTHKISMVAFEGAADTEKFPESEFGPAYQPLKLYYNQGFNRPRTEALHHALIERGMESPYGDWLKRWDESPMRDRTLTTHIPCAEFFEIRDKALIAHATQIDPDGGWFRVPLELQKEVWPTEEYELAKSLVDTSLPEDDLFAGIRDNA
- a CDS encoding DUF4307 domain-containing protein, encoding MSTASTQLPEGRYGRSSDERADHKLKIVGTVLGAFLLALIGYFAYHYVGQNKISGEVIAFDAKNSAVEVHLEVRKDSGTSGYCTIRSQAADGSEVGRADFRFGGDATRIDKVVTLRTTAPGTTAELLGCHAD
- the greA gene encoding transcription elongation factor GreA → MTQTSEDVTWLTQEAYTKLKEELAYLSGPAREEVTAKIAAAREEGDLRENGGYHAAKEEQGKQELRIRQLTQLLEKAKVGEAPTSTDGAVAPGMVVTIAFDGDESDTMTFLLASREYASADVETYSPQSPLGSGVIGHKVGEDAEYELPNGKKASVTILKAEPYNG
- a CDS encoding ABC transporter permease — encoded protein: MSAVTDTARVAPATNPISQSFRDSMVVAKRNLIRMSRIPEMIIYGLIQPIMFVVLFTYVFGGSMQIGSSTSATDYKNFLMAGIFAQTVTFATASSGAGIADDMHKGLIDRFRSLPMARGAVLTGRTFADLVQTGLTLVVLALVALLVGWRVGSDGNTNAGKVLAAFGLLLLLGYAFTWIGALIGMSVRTPEAATSSGLIWLFPVTFISNAFVDTSHMTPWLRHIAEWNPFSATVQACRVLFANPGQSTSAAWPMQHPVWASLIYSVLIVVVFRTLAVRKYRSATA
- a CDS encoding daunorubicin resistance protein DrrA family ABC transporter ATP-binding protein, with translation MPGAIYAEGLVKTFGDVKALDGVDLDVPEGTVLGLLGPNGAGKTTAVRCLTTLLKPDRGSAVVAGIDVLKDPDAVRRSIGLSGQFAAVDEYLTGRENLQMVGRLYQMKAKPAKARAAELLEQFDLADAADRPTKTYSGGMRRRLDLAAALVVSPPVMFMDEPTTGLDPRNRQLLWEVIKQLVSGGTTLLLTTQYLEEADHLAHDIAVVDHGRVIATGTSDQLKARTGGERVEVVVHERDHIQAASEILRGFGKGDTTVEDHMRKLTVPVTGGAKLLAEVIRELDTRGIEIDDIGLRRPTLDDVFLSLTGHVAEAKDEESDKKETTK
- the ilvA gene encoding threonine ammonia-lyase, yielding MNYRKAHPVPPVTLDDVRGAQKMLSGVARTTAMEGSRHLSQLVGAPVHFKCENLQRTGSFKLRGAYVRIAGLLPEERAAGVVAASAGNHAQGVALASTLLGVRSTVFMPKGAPLPKISATRHYGAEVRLHGQVVDETLAAAQEYAAETGAVFIHPFDHPDVIAGQGTVGLEILEQCPEVRTIVLGIGGGGLAAGVAIAVKALRPDVRIVGVQAAGAAAYPPSLAAGHPVSIENPATMADGMKVGRPGDVPFGIVGELVDEVRTVTEDELSAALLLCLERAKLVVEPAGASPVAALLSDPGAFEGPVVAVLSGGNVDPVLLQRVLRHGMSAQGRYLAVRLRLTDRPGALATLLGVLSVVDANVLDVSHVRTDPRLGLAEAEVELHLETKGPEHCAEVGRALREAGYTVID
- a CDS encoding MarR family transcriptional regulator, with product MSMDMTTVGDTGLLDTLQHEVAVFARRAEQTRLGGVGQVRNSMDRAAYLLLNRLDKEGPMGVKALAASMGIDSSTVTRQVAPLVDTGLVKRTSHPEDGRAVVLQLSPRGQSRLEEVRSSRRQLMAELTHDWAPEEREAFCTLLTRFNTALSSRMAVQGVPAPEAQPS